A stretch of DNA from Arachis hypogaea cultivar Tifrunner chromosome 19, arahy.Tifrunner.gnm2.J5K5, whole genome shotgun sequence:
cgatagaatttacttttaagttttaaaggcacttttttgtcgcatataaaaccagatgcactccgccattttgaccaacctgcttggatcctatgatttacatcctgttcaatctctccattatcctgtatgatgcacccaagatacttaaaacttttaacttttcgcaggatgttttctccaattccagcactaaagcaataaaaataaaatcaaagcagcAAAGAAGCAAAGCAGCAATAAAGAAATACAGTAAATATCAACATAAATGCTAGCGGTTTTTGGCTTACAACTTCATTGAAATCCAAAGTCCTATATGGTCTCAAATGTTCCTGTCAAACCTAGCTTGGTCTAATGTAGTGCAGCTTTGATTCAGAGCAAAATTGGCAATTCAATTTGGAGGGATTTCACAAACAATAATGTGATAACAAAGCTACTTTATACATAGCTCCCAATCCAAGCTATCAATAACTTAAAAGGTTTACACTTTGTTTGTTCCTTTCTAATATCAAACTCCTTTTACCCTCAAAACACTTTGGAACACAAGTTTGAGATCCCAACAACCTTGTTAAGAACACGGAAGCAACAAAGTCATGCACTCTGAAATTTATGGTAAACCAAAAGACAGATCCATTTTGAAAACTACATTCTCAAAGAACTATATTTTTCTTCGGGCAGCCATTCCTGACAGAATTGACAAAAACGGGAAGTTTCAGAAGTGCATGCTCTTGTTTTGTCCCCAAATATAGCACGTGGTTTACACCGTCTCCTCTTTGATAAAAATTTCTTTATCAATCAACTCCTAAGGATACTTTTGCATTGCAGACTGCATCTTAGTAGTGCTATAAGAAAAAGTTTTCAGGTCAAATCCTAAATGCTATTTTATGCTTTCACAAAATGGCTAACTAACCTTCCAGCAATTGCAACACCAGCAGTTCCCTGCATGCAAACGTTCACCTATTCAACTATGTGGGATACCATTATACAAAATTCCACTTTATGCATAAATCGGTAAATTTATAACAATTCACATAACTTGCAACATTAAGACCCTCCTTTTCAAAAGCTCCAAGCCATGGTATACTTAAAAGGAAAACTATAGATTTAATTGCTTCTCCCAAAAAGTAGCATCCATAACATTTAtatacatatttaaaaattaaaagtacaTCAATTATTTACAAAGGATGAATTATACATCATCTGATCATACatacataaataatattaatgAATAATAGCTTTCCAATCTCTAAAAATCTATCAATGAGAGTGTATGAAACATTTTATGATCTTATATAAAGGAATTTATACCTGCACATCATCATTGAACATTCTGTACCGCTGTAATAACTTAAATGCCCACTTGCTTCGAAAATCTTCAAACTGCAGCCACAcgacaataaataaatattagccTTATGACAGAAAACAGTAGGCCCTGTGAATAAGgtcaaaaattgaaaacaaattcaaGCTACAATATCTATTCCAAATATTTTGGCCAGCGAGTAAAGACAGCCTCCATGAATTCATCCACAACAGCAACAGATGCTATATATTATTATAGACAAAGAATCATAAATACATTAAACATATAAGAATATAGTGTTCCTTAATATATTATTAACATCATATTTAAAATCCTGAGATGCTGCTCTGTGATTTTCGTTTGAAGGGCAAGGACATGATCACTTGGTCAACAACCATGTCTTCAAGTTTGGGCTAAGGCCCAGAAACTATACTCAAATGATGTCATTCATTTATTTACTATTGTCTCTAATCACATGGTTGTGAAGAAAAGGGCATACACGTACAAAAAACAAAGTTGTCTCATAAACTTGACACTTTGATGGTTGAATTTCATGCACTGCaccattaattatttttaactcaATTACAACCCTATTCAATAACATCATTGGAATAAGTAACGGGGAGATATATTAGTATAAAagtggaagagagagagagattaagTGAGACAATAAACTAAAGGTAACTTGCAATGTGTCATATGTTCTTAAAGACAATATATTACTGTACCACATAATATACAGGTTTCTACCAAAAAGAGACAGAATAGATTACTAGGACGAAAGAAAAAGATATATTGTAATGTGTCATATGTACTTAAAAAAAAGTTCTTTACATGATTTTTTGAATTCTCAAATAGAgaagaaacgaaaaaaaaattattacaaaagaacCATATCATTCTAAATGGCAAACCCTAAAATACTATGGAACTACCCAAATTGGTGGAGGATCAATCTTATTTGCACATTGCATGAGGCTCTTAACACATTTCTCTTGAAGATTGAAAACACCCCAATCATGTCCACCGTACATGTAGTCCAAAGTCATCTCTTCCCACCTATCATCTGTGAAGTAGATTGAGTTTCCTTCACACCCCAAGCAAGCTTTAGCATCCATTGATACAGACTCATTAGCACCCAAGAACAGAACTTTATCATGTAAAGATCTCATCTTTTTCCACTTCTTGTCGCGAATATCAAGCTTATAAACAGTAAAATACTTTGTTCTATAAGGACAAATCAATGGTTGTGTATCCTCAGATGATAAAAGATCTCCTTCTTCTACTACCAACCCATCATCATTCACAAAATTCCCAATAAACCTTATCACCAGAAAGATTTCTTTTGCAGATACCACCAAGTACAAATTTCTTGAAAAGTTATCTCCTAAATATGATTTCTCATCTTCATCATTCTCCTCCACAGTTGGTGTTAAAAGAATCAATCTTTTAGGAATTTGCCCACAAATATTCCAAACTTCAACAGAACCATCTTGTTTTAAGGCATAAAGATAGTTGTTGCTGAACACAATGTCACAGTACGATTGCTTATCATGAGAGAGCTCAACCCAAGTTGCAGAATTGCAATAAGCAATCTTGTTGTTTGAACCATATATGATGGCAAGAATGTAGCTTGAGGGAGAGGAAGAAAACATCAAGGTTGCTTTGACTATGAAGGTTTTCCTTAAGTATTCAGCAAAGTAAGAATATGTGACAGGGTGCAAGAATGAAAGGGGAAGAGGTGGTACGTTAATGgtagtggaagaagaagaatttaGAAGAAGTGGAACTCCATTCTGATCCAAAAGCACAATCCAACCGTGAGAAGAACCAACACACCATGCTCCAACATGACCCATCAACATGTTCTTCCACTCATAACGCTTGTTCTCCAATAAACTGAAGATGCTTCTATCAATGGTTAtaggatcatcatcatcatcaatgagGTGTGTTTGCTGAATGCTTGGAAGAAGAGCGTAGGGAactgagagagaaggagaagccATTGAAGTGTGAGTATTGTTTTTCATCGTACCCTTCTTTTTTGACACTGTTTAATTTCATGGAAGAGAACTGTGAGGATTAAGACTTTAAATAGAGTAAGATATCTACATTAAAATAGGAAACTAAAATCTGATTAAATCTTAGAATAtcattaataagataaaatattgttgaaaaagattaaaagatccgataaaaaaatatatgaatcttAACTAACATGGTCACATTATAGCAAGGGACAGTTGTTGTTGTCTGGGAGAGTTTTGGAGTCTCCTTCTCTGCTACCCTGTTTTGTGGTGCAGCAATGCCTTTGTCTTTCCAGTCTCCTCGTACTCTACTAGACTACTACCCTCATCATCGCCTCATTCTTGCGTTGGTAGTTGGTGTTGCTATCAAGTCAATTCAGAAGGGTTAATGATGAAATTAGTCTTTCAAATATGAGTCGTTCGTAACATctgttcaaataattttttaaattaaattagtcctaaaagatttaaaattaatgagttaaaataatttcCGTTAATGATAAGCATGTGGAACGTTAATGACATATCACCACCCTAATTCAAAATATTGTGCCTTTTTTTTTCCCGGCTTCTTGCAATCTTCTATTCTTGTTTCTGTTGGTTTCTtctaagtttttatatttttcttttgctattcttGAATCATTGGATTTAATTTAATGTTTTCTTTTGAAGTTATGTTTGTAACTGGTAACTTTGATTAGCTAAActttttataaactaatttttatgctatcaaaacttttaaatatatttttttaaaaatatattagtcATGTTTATATTATGTGTTATAATTTTATAAGATATAATTCTACTCCGTTCTTTGAATTGAGGTAGAAATTATGAGTTTATTATCTTGAATTTTAGAGCTAAAATGCATCTATTAATTTGaacgtttatttttttaaaatgatatgaTAATATGTTTTTTGCTTGTGAGGTGTTTGAACTAAATCTTCATATCTTTTGAGGTAGACCGATCTATTTTCAGAGGTTTATGcaataaatgttttttttttagattttatatatTAGACTGCATTATATAGGACATTGAGACTCAAAAACAGAGACATAAAATTGTATTTGACGGGTGAGATATGGATAGAGATATTGTGTATCCATCATGACTGACACTTAGAAAAATCTTTTAAAGCAAGCCTCAAAAATCGATAttacaaaaaatagaataaataaaattttaaattatactaaaagGCAACACATTCTCATCATCATATTTAAAACATATTCAGCATATTTACATAAATTCGACTTTAATATTTACAGTAAAGCATGGTCTATTAGATTCATTTACTGGAATAGTTACAAAGCAACATACTGAAGCCACTAAAATCGGATCCTGCCTGTGTCACATTGAGCAGTTTAATAAGTCTAAAGAGCTTTAAAGTTATTTACACAAAATATCAAGTCCTTACACAGTAAAGGGCTCACCAACACAAACAAAACTAGAGTGAAACTGATGAAGTTGGATTAGGATCAAGATCCATatctaaaaaaaaatgaaagaataaCAGAGTgagtttatagaaaaaaaaatttcatatagaAAAATTACCCCCACTGAATTTTGTAATTTCATACTTTGCTGCcatttttttttatgtagtaACTTGCAgcggaagaaaaaaaatgatcaatcagcaacctttggctctgataccactgttaggtactagacaaatgacacagcaaaatatagagatgaaaaattagaaatttatataaaatatgaaaacaattgaataactttctttgagaattacaacttctcttTATCAC
This window harbors:
- the LOC112777924 gene encoding putative F-box protein At5g55150 — protein: MKNNTHTSMASPSLSVPYALLPSIQQTHLIDDDDDPITIDRSIFSLLENKRYEWKNMLMGHVGAWCVGSSHGWIVLLDQNGVPLLLNSSSSTTINVPPLPLSFLHPVTYSYFAEYLRKTFIVKATLMFSSSPSSYILAIIYGSNNKIAYCNSATWVELSHDKQSYCDIVFSNNYLYALKQDGSVEVWNICGQIPKRLILLTPTVEENDEDEKSYLGDNFSRNLYLVVSAKEIFLVIRFIGNFVNDDGLVVEEGDLLSSEDTQPLICPYRTKYFTVYKLDIRDKKWKKMRSLHDKVLFLGANESVSMDAKACLGCEGNSIYFTDDRWEEMTLDYMYGGHDWGVFNLQEKCVKSLMQCANKIDPPPIWFEDFRSKWAFKLLQRYRMFNDDVQGTAGVAIAGRLVSHFVKA